A stretch of Sebastes fasciatus isolate fSebFas1 chromosome 19, fSebFas1.pri, whole genome shotgun sequence DNA encodes these proteins:
- the gtf3c4 gene encoding general transcription factor 3C polypeptide 4 — MAAASPLDSAPSLPLNVVIKTEPEAEDDLLFTSEDVPVKREPVVPLMAPVSGLQPLCWSQDHRLAVCTTSSMSVMELVCDVHSNKQELTLHRTSIPVPTEALKLRVGPAAELAQAMEKFATHPDPTVRQVFLADKVMNPSIGVHRGIRYASWSPLGCDSSGRCLLACLTLDHRLTIHNSHKRLEWNMLIDLTKKYSERLKERGYSKKDNTPPQADLLDFDELQRRFRMQTPLRMEWSSVYTTKQVQPDNTCRDMEMVLLAVLMENGDLVLWKFVLPFLNVADVSFYDIVESGVTRPSDLAWWEYVSSDRRMSGLIVGSEVGPVKIMPVSLAGVKGYFTLRHPVILWKECDEIAVENLKCVPMIHPIQKSSCSLIVASRGCYVFWCLLMISPAGLNVHNSHVAGLHSLPVVSLAISQHGVAVYTCSADGWIKKLTPTFTENTLIFKQEDMMRPENLTGRRIHGIAVSHNGAYVALASTQGMVGGYHPVNRTYQVHFVTLKTPKTAAALLLKSPTQNLYKVADLLDLVRWQILKNKSIPASLLEELDQKIQEVDSPYLWRFKLFLVRILYQSLQLPPTENRWKPTHEENKVFVRDEEEEDGKDTEDGAQEEGEPSEVKHEKEENREEQIEEVQAWINAVESHMMRENMKKVLGVVYLNTWIGQNTSIPTCGLVDYLARDSNDRASEVLIGHIKKKIHKQTFSERCSLCQEILPFSDHKQAICKNGHMWLRCVLSYQACQTLTFRRCLLLDTISRLPEPEDPEWIRKILKAPCTLCDSPMI; from the exons atggcgGCTGCCAGTCCGTTAGATTCGGCTCCTTCACTGCCCTTAAACGTAGTCATCAAGACCGAGCCAGAGGCCGAGGACGACCTGCTCTTCACCTCGGAGGATGTGCCGGTTAAGCGGGAGCCCGTCGTGCCGCTCATGGCCCCGGTCAGCGGGCTGCAGCCGCTCTGCTGGTCGCAGGATCACCGCCTGGCTGTGTGCACCACCAGCTCCATGTCGGTGATGGAGCTGGTGTGCGACGTCCACAGCAACAAACAGGAGCTGACGCTGCACAGGACCTCCATCCCTGTCCCCACTGAAGCGTTAAAACTGCGG GTGGGACCAGCAGCGGAGCTGGCTCAAGCGATGGAGAAGTTCGCTACACATCCGGACCCCACAGTAAGGCAAGTTTTTCTGGCCGACAAAGTGATGAACCCGTCGATAGGAgtgcacagaggaataagatatGCCAGTTGGTCTCCGTTAGGTTGTGACTCGAGCGGGCGCTGCCTGCTCGCTTGCCTGACGCTCGACCACAGACTCACCATTCATAACAGCCACAAGCGTCTCGAGTGGAACATGCTAATCGACCTCACCAAAAAGTACAGCGAGAGGCTAAAGGAGCGAGGCTACTCCAAAAAAGACAACACGCCCCCGCAGGCAGACCTGCTGGACTTCGACGAGCTGCAGCGGCGCTTCCGTATGCAGACTCCTCTGAGAATGGAGTGGTCGAGCGTTTACACGACCAAACAGGTCCAGCCGGACAACACGTGCAGAGACATGGAGATGGTCCTCCTCGCCGTCTTAATGGAAAACGGCGACCTTGTTTTGTGGAAGTTTGTGTTGCCCTTTTTAAACGTTGCAGATGTTTCGTTTTATGACATCGTGGAGTCGGGTGTGACTAGACCCAGCGACCTGGCGTGGTGGGAGTATGTAAGCTCAGATCGGCGGATGAGCGGCCTGATCGTCGGCAGTGAAGTAGGACCCGTCAAGATCATGCCGGTTAGCCTGGCGGGAGTGAAGGGCTACTTCACCCTCCGACACCCCGTCATCCTCTGGAAGGAGTGCGACGAGATCGCCGTCGAAAACCTCAAATGTGTCCCGATGATCCACCCGATCCAAAAATCCAGCTGCAGCCTCATCGTGGCGTCGCGCGGCTGCTACGTCTTTTGGTGTTTGCTCATGATTTCGCCGGCCGGACTTAACGTACACAACTCTCACGTGGCGGGGCTGCACTCGCTCCCTGTGGTCTCGCTAGCGATCAGTCAACATGGCGTTGCAGTGTACACATGTTCTGCGGACGGCTGGATAAAAAAGCTGACTCCGACGTTTACGGAGAACACTTTGATTTTCAAACAAGAGGATATGATGCGACCTGAAAACCTAACTGGGAGGAGGATACACGGGATTGCGGTGAGCCACAACGGAGCGTATGTTGCGCTTGCCAGCACACAAGGTATGGTTGGCGGCTACCATCCAGTCAACAGGACCTACCAGGTTCACTTTGTGACCCTGAAAACGCCAAAAACGGCAGCGGCACTGCTGCTCAAGTCCCCCACGCAGAACTTGTACAAAGTGGCCGACCTGCTCGATCTCGTGAGGTGGCAGATTTTGAAAAACAAGAGCATCCCTGCGTCGCTGCTGGAAGAGCTCGATCAAAAGATCCAGGAAGTAGACTCGCCCTACTTGTGGCGATTCAAGCTCTTCTTGGTGCGTATACTTTACCAGTCACTACAGCTGCCTCCCACGGAGAACCGCTGGAAACCCACGCACGAGGAGAACAAGGTGTTCGTGagagacgaggaagaggaggacggaaAGGACACAGAAGATGGTGCACAAGAGGAAGGCGAGCCCAGTGAGGTAAAACATGAGAAGGAGGAGAATCGGGAGGAGCAGATAGAGGAGGTGCAGGCTTGGATCAATGCGGTGGAGAGCCACATGATGAGAGAAAACATGAAGAAGGTGCTGGGGGTGGTGTACCTCAACACCTGGATTGGTCAGAACACCAGCATACCCACCTGTGGCCTGGTGGACTACCTCGCCAGAGACTCTAACGACAGAGCGTCAGAG GTCCTGATTGGCCACATCAAGAAAAAGATTCACAAGCAGACGTTCTCGGAGCGCTGCAGCTTGTGTCAGGAGATTCTGCCCTTCTCGGACCACAAACAAGCAATCTGTAAAAACGGCCACATGTGGCTCAG GTGTGTGTTGTCATACCAGGCCTGCCAGACGCTGACGTTCAGACGTTGCCTCCTGCTGGATACCATCTCCAGACTGCCAGAGCCTGAGG ATCCGGAGTGGATAAGGAAGATACTGAAGGCACCCTGCACGCTCTGCGACTCGCCGATGATCTAG